A single region of the Stegostoma tigrinum isolate sSteTig4 chromosome 36, sSteTig4.hap1, whole genome shotgun sequence genome encodes:
- the LOC125446711 gene encoding probable G-protein coupled receptor 139 isoform X1: MHNPVDGIEKIYYLILVAIGAPVNLLAIVILSQGKCGLCTCTSRYLVSMASADLLVIITEVMLWRVLYYYVPGSFLYITPVCSVINVLRCAATDCSVWFTVTFSFDRFITICCQKLKTKYCTEKVTLLVLSITCILFCLRSVPLYFTLEAGEVINNIPWLCYIKPNFYTDPGWIGFDWFDKIMNPLLPFTVILLLNVLTVRHILVASRVRKGLTGGRKAQNHIDPEMKSRKKSMILLFSVSGSFILLWLVYVVHFLYYNTTGANTRDYNNSEFTFQRVGLMLRNLSCCTNTFIYVATQSRFREQLRKLVKYPMTSMIEAIHDKSNWAF, encoded by the exons ATGCACAATCCAGTTGATGGCATCGAGAAAATTTACTACCTGATCCTCGTTGCTATAGGAGCTCCTG ttaATTTACTGGCGATTGTCATTCTGTCCCAGGGTAAGTGTGGCCTCTGCACCTGCACCTCTCGGTACCTGGTTTCCATGGCATCTGCAGACCTACTCGTCATCATCACCGAGGTCATGCTGTGGCGCGTACTTTATTATTATGTCCCGGGATCTTTCCTATATATTACACCTGTATGCAGTGTTATAAATGTCCTGAGGTGTGCAGCAACTGACTGTTCTGtttggttcaccgtcactttctccTTTGATCGATTTATCACTATTTGTTGccaaaaactgaaaacaaagtaCTGCACTGAGAAAGTAACCCTGTTGGTTTTATCAATAACTTGTATTCTGTTCTGTTTGAGAAGTGTCCCCCTTTACTTTACACTGGAAGCTGGTGAGGTAATCAACAATATCCCATGGCTCTGTTATATCAAACCAAACTTTTATACTGACCCGGGGTGGATAGGATTTGATTGGTTTGACAAGATTATGAATCCATTGCTACCTTTCACTGTAATTCTGTTGCTCAATGTTTTGACTGTCCGACACATCTTAGTGGCCAGTCGTGTTCGTAAAGGACTAACGGGCGGAAGAAAAGCACAGAATCATATTGACCCAGAGATGAAGAGCAGAAAGAAATCGATGATTTTGCTTTTCAGTGTATCTGGCAGCTTCATCCTTCTGTGGTTGGTGTATGTCGTTCATTTCTTATATTATAACACAACTGGTGCAAATACAAGGGATTACAACAACTCAGAATTCACATTTCAACGTGTCGGCCTTATGCTGCGGAATTTAAGTTGCTGCACAAATACCTTTATTTATGTGGCTACTCAGTCAAGGTTTAGAGAGCAACTCAGGAAACTGGTGAAATACCCAATGACATCAATGATTGAAGCCATTCATGATAAAAGCAACTGGGCATTTTAG
- the LOC125446711 gene encoding cysteinyl leukotriene receptor 1-like isoform X2, giving the protein MASADLLVIITEVMLWRVLYYYVPGSFLYITPVCSVINVLRCAATDCSVWFTVTFSFDRFITICCQKLKTKYCTEKVTLLVLSITCILFCLRSVPLYFTLEAGEVINNIPWLCYIKPNFYTDPGWIGFDWFDKIMNPLLPFTVILLLNVLTVRHILVASRVRKGLTGGRKAQNHIDPEMKSRKKSMILLFSVSGSFILLWLVYVVHFLYYNTTGANTRDYNNSEFTFQRVGLMLRNLSCCTNTFIYVATQSRFREQLRKLVKYPMTSMIEAIHDKSNWAF; this is encoded by the coding sequence ATGGCATCTGCAGACCTACTCGTCATCATCACCGAGGTCATGCTGTGGCGCGTACTTTATTATTATGTCCCGGGATCTTTCCTATATATTACACCTGTATGCAGTGTTATAAATGTCCTGAGGTGTGCAGCAACTGACTGTTCTGtttggttcaccgtcactttctccTTTGATCGATTTATCACTATTTGTTGccaaaaactgaaaacaaagtaCTGCACTGAGAAAGTAACCCTGTTGGTTTTATCAATAACTTGTATTCTGTTCTGTTTGAGAAGTGTCCCCCTTTACTTTACACTGGAAGCTGGTGAGGTAATCAACAATATCCCATGGCTCTGTTATATCAAACCAAACTTTTATACTGACCCGGGGTGGATAGGATTTGATTGGTTTGACAAGATTATGAATCCATTGCTACCTTTCACTGTAATTCTGTTGCTCAATGTTTTGACTGTCCGACACATCTTAGTGGCCAGTCGTGTTCGTAAAGGACTAACGGGCGGAAGAAAAGCACAGAATCATATTGACCCAGAGATGAAGAGCAGAAAGAAATCGATGATTTTGCTTTTCAGTGTATCTGGCAGCTTCATCCTTCTGTGGTTGGTGTATGTCGTTCATTTCTTATATTATAACACAACTGGTGCAAATACAAGGGATTACAACAACTCAGAATTCACATTTCAACGTGTCGGCCTTATGCTGCGGAATTTAAGTTGCTGCACAAATACCTTTATTTATGTGGCTACTCAGTCAAGGTTTAGAGAGCAACTCAGGAAACTGGTGAAATACCCAATGACATCAATGATTGAAGCCATTCATGATAAAAGCAACTGGGCATTTTAG